Proteins from one Pseudarthrobacter sp. BIM B-2242 genomic window:
- a CDS encoding universal stress protein, with the protein MPAPDRIVVGYDGSQQAALAVRWAARHAALLDSELQVVHCSLWPLLTHDLGPVKGVAGSGLQHQAEAILEEGRAEAESAAPGTTVLDSLVYGLPAGHLRRMAEDARMLVLGSRGIGGFLGLLVGSVSLELAATASCPVAVIRFDKHPEGRVVVGIDPTGSAGALRLACDVAMVTGAELMIIHVTRPQDGTVYSPAGGLEAARRLLEKSTATARALAPTVAVNQDLVRDSSVPRALLNAARGAALIVVGSKGHGILKGTVGSDAHAVLHHATGPVLISRN; encoded by the coding sequence ATGCCGGCGCCTGACCGCATCGTGGTTGGCTACGACGGCTCGCAGCAGGCGGCCCTTGCTGTCCGCTGGGCCGCCCGGCATGCAGCCCTTCTGGACAGTGAACTGCAGGTGGTTCACTGCTCATTGTGGCCGCTCCTGACCCACGACCTTGGCCCGGTCAAGGGCGTAGCGGGCAGCGGCCTGCAGCATCAGGCGGAGGCCATCCTTGAAGAGGGCAGGGCTGAGGCCGAGTCCGCGGCACCCGGCACCACGGTTCTGGACAGCCTCGTCTACGGGCTGCCCGCAGGCCATCTCCGGCGGATGGCTGAGGATGCCCGCATGCTGGTGCTTGGCAGCCGTGGAATCGGAGGGTTCCTGGGGCTGCTCGTGGGATCAGTCAGCCTGGAACTGGCCGCCACGGCATCATGCCCTGTTGCAGTGATCCGGTTTGATAAGCACCCGGAGGGGCGCGTTGTCGTAGGGATAGATCCCACCGGTTCCGCTGGCGCGCTTCGCCTTGCTTGCGACGTGGCCATGGTAACGGGAGCGGAACTGATGATCATCCACGTAACCCGCCCGCAGGATGGCACGGTGTACTCACCCGCAGGAGGCCTGGAAGCGGCCCGTCGGCTCCTGGAAAAGTCGACGGCGACAGCCCGGGCACTGGCTCCGACAGTGGCTGTGAACCAGGACCTGGTCCGGGATTCGTCGGTTCCGCGGGCGCTTCTGAACGCTGCCCGCGGCGCCGCCCTCATCGTCGTCGGAAGCAAAGGACACGGCATCCTTAAGGGAACCGTCGGATCAGACGCCCATGCCGTCCTCCACCACGCAACAGGCCCCGTGCTCATCTCCCGCAACTGA
- a CDS encoding universal stress protein, with translation MERSSELPAIVVGVDGSPPSITALRLAGTLAPLLKARIRAVTCWQFQIAVGTFTPVLWNPEEEARKVCAAAVATAFDGAPPADLEMVTSEGTAARELVEESKTAQMVVVGSRRRGGFESLLPGGVSATVAEHAKCPVLVSHGTDLPAALSGASGLRSADGGGQAGSSHAGA, from the coding sequence ATGGAACGAAGCAGTGAGCTGCCTGCCATAGTGGTGGGCGTGGACGGAAGCCCTCCGTCCATCACCGCCCTGCGCTTGGCCGGCACGTTAGCGCCGCTGCTCAAGGCCCGCATCCGGGCCGTCACCTGCTGGCAGTTCCAGATCGCCGTCGGAACCTTCACGCCCGTTCTGTGGAATCCCGAAGAGGAGGCCCGGAAGGTTTGCGCCGCCGCGGTGGCCACAGCGTTCGACGGCGCCCCTCCCGCCGATCTCGAAATGGTCACCTCCGAGGGCACTGCGGCCAGGGAACTGGTCGAAGAAAGCAAGACTGCACAGATGGTCGTCGTGGGCAGTCGCCGCCGCGGAGGGTTTGAAAGTTTGCTGCCGGGCGGGGTCAGCGCGACGGTGGCCGAGCATGCGAAATGCCCGGTCCTGGTGTCGCACGGGACTGACCTGCCCGCCGCGCTCTCCGGTGCTTCCGGGCTGCGCTCTGCGGACGGGGGCGGTCAGGCCGGGTCCAGCCATGCCGGCGCCTGA
- a CDS encoding universal stress protein, with protein MSDSRRILVGIDGSEYSPAALRLAGQLSSALAAPLHVVTCLGLSDFYLPEHLPPGGDLDTPAELEAIARRNMEQAIERAFGQERPEHLTADVKVGAPAKVLVEESRNAQMLVVGRRGRGGLLGQLMGSVSAVCAAHAHCPVLVVGQDTEGDHGTKQ; from the coding sequence ATGAGCGACAGCAGACGGATCCTTGTTGGAATCGACGGTTCGGAATATTCACCCGCGGCGCTGCGCCTGGCCGGGCAGCTGTCCTCGGCACTTGCCGCCCCTTTGCATGTGGTCACGTGCCTGGGCTTGTCCGATTTCTACCTTCCGGAACATCTGCCGCCGGGAGGCGACCTCGATACCCCGGCAGAGCTTGAGGCCATTGCGCGCCGCAATATGGAGCAGGCCATCGAGAGGGCATTCGGCCAGGAACGCCCTGAACACCTCACCGCCGACGTCAAGGTGGGAGCACCGGCCAAGGTCCTGGTGGAGGAAAGCCGGAACGCGCAAATGCTCGTGGTCGGCCGGCGGGGCCGCGGCGGCCTGCTGGGCCAGCTCATGGGTTCGGTCAGCGCCGTCTGTGCAGCCCATGCGCATTGTCCGGTGCTGGTGGTCGGCCAGGACACAGAGGGAGACCATGGAACGAAGCAGTGA
- a CDS encoding zinc-dependent alcohol dehydrogenase family protein — MKAWWVEEPGPIATGPLRLGERPDPSPGPGEVLLSVRACGVCRTDLHLAEGDLRPRGARRIPGHEVVADVVGLGPGSSRFRLGERVGAAWLARTCGACRFCLRGSENLCLSPTFNGWDTDGGYAELMTAHQDYAYPLPDVFTDEKAAPLLCAGIIGYRALRCSGLPPGGRLGIYGFGGSAHLTAQMALYEGASVYVMTRSAAAQQLALDLGATFAGPAEAEPPDPLDAAILFAPVGDLVPVALRALDRGATLAVAGIHLSDIPALDYQKDLFQERHLRSVTANTRSDGQDFLALAGKIPLRPTTVPYPWIKADQALLDLSRDRFTGAAVLLR, encoded by the coding sequence GTGAAGGCGTGGTGGGTGGAGGAACCGGGGCCCATAGCAACCGGGCCCCTGCGCCTGGGCGAGCGGCCTGACCCGTCGCCCGGGCCGGGTGAGGTCCTGCTCTCCGTCCGTGCGTGTGGCGTCTGCCGCACGGATCTGCACCTCGCCGAGGGCGATCTCCGTCCCCGCGGTGCCCGGAGAATCCCCGGGCACGAAGTGGTTGCCGACGTCGTTGGCCTGGGACCGGGCAGCTCCCGGTTCCGTCTCGGCGAGCGGGTAGGAGCCGCGTGGCTTGCCCGCACGTGCGGGGCGTGCCGGTTCTGCCTGCGCGGTTCAGAGAATCTCTGTCTCAGCCCCACGTTCAACGGCTGGGATACCGACGGCGGCTATGCGGAACTGATGACCGCGCACCAGGACTACGCCTACCCGCTGCCTGACGTGTTCACCGATGAAAAAGCCGCCCCTTTGCTGTGTGCAGGGATCATCGGGTACCGGGCACTTCGGTGCTCCGGGCTCCCGCCGGGTGGCCGGCTGGGGATCTACGGTTTTGGCGGTTCGGCCCACCTGACTGCGCAGATGGCACTCTACGAAGGCGCAAGCGTCTACGTCATGACACGGTCGGCCGCGGCGCAGCAACTGGCCCTTGACCTGGGCGCCACGTTCGCCGGGCCCGCTGAAGCCGAGCCGCCTGATCCGCTGGACGCAGCGATCCTCTTCGCACCCGTGGGCGATCTGGTGCCGGTTGCACTGAGGGCGCTGGACCGCGGCGCCACCCTCGCCGTTGCCGGAATCCACCTGAGCGACATCCCGGCGCTCGATTACCAAAAGGACCTCTTCCAGGAGCGCCACCTCCGCAGTGTTACCGCCAACACCAGGTCCGACGGCCAGGACTTCCTGGCTCTGGCCGGGAAGATCCCCCTCCGCCCCACCACCGTCCCCTACCCGTGGATCAAGGCGGACCAGGCATTGCTGGACCTTTCCCGGGACCGTTTCACCGGCGCTGCCGTACTGCTGCGGTAA
- a CDS encoding pyridoxamine 5'-phosphate oxidase family protein, giving the protein MTTDPSTPETAKLPTDECWKLLRGGSVGRLAVWVHDHPEIFPINYKVDHETLVFRTGAGTKLSSAVGRMVAFETDSADTDGGVAWSVVVKGQATALSRSPEVLASVGQLLFPWETGRKDHFLRIVPEEVSGRRFRLAAPLTWGSSVDEATRAGLE; this is encoded by the coding sequence ATGACTACTGATCCTTCTACGCCTGAGACTGCCAAGCTGCCAACGGACGAATGCTGGAAGCTGTTGCGCGGCGGTTCAGTTGGCCGGCTTGCTGTGTGGGTGCATGACCACCCCGAGATTTTCCCGATCAACTACAAGGTTGACCATGAAACGCTGGTGTTCAGAACAGGCGCCGGCACTAAACTTTCGTCCGCAGTGGGCCGGATGGTGGCGTTTGAAACCGATTCTGCCGACACAGACGGTGGTGTCGCCTGGAGTGTCGTTGTGAAGGGGCAAGCCACCGCACTGAGCCGGAGCCCTGAAGTCCTGGCCTCTGTGGGGCAATTGCTGTTTCCGTGGGAGACGGGCCGCAAGGATCATTTCCTCCGTATTGTGCCGGAAGAAGTGAGTGGACGGCGCTTCAGGCTTGCAGCTCCGCTGACCTGGGGAAGTTCCGTGGATGAGGCCACCCGCGCCGGATTGGAATGA
- a CDS encoding GAF domain-containing protein, protein MSEPILQSADGAPPAGSTRLDELLTGFAGHAGESVGVQQRMQGLLNAVVALAEDLSLEAVLHRVVSSACQLVEAEYGALGVIGSDRALSHFITVGIDEDLARRIGPLPTGHGVLGLLIRDPKPLRLHDLSQHPDAYGFPQHHPPMKSFLGVPIRVRDVVFGNLYLTQKKGGGDFTDEDEDLAEALAAAAGVAIENAGLYDDARRRTAWLQACMDVTGRMMGDEDAAAGPDDGLDMIAARALQESSSALALILVPEDTSNLFRVAGAAGQHATEWLGRLPAFETEDITTVFATGRAAVIEDASRALSGGPTPKDGRMLVIALGARGTHYGVLVVMREHAAGTFSKTDVEMGTVFGSHVALALELARAHRMREQLAVFTDRDRIARDLHDLVIQRLFAVGLSIQSLRRVTTSDAGARTLQNVTAELDETIRELRNTIYSLNDSAVEKELLSSRVLQAVRNAARSLRFVPRLTLTGPIDAIRDEETASNILAVVTEGLSNAVRHSGADAIRVAVSLDEGCVSVLVKDNGEGFTVPSPGNGLTNLQHRAEKLGGTFDVSSSPDTGTELTWRAPVF, encoded by the coding sequence GTGAGCGAACCCATCCTGCAGTCCGCGGACGGTGCACCGCCCGCCGGCAGCACGCGCCTGGACGAACTCCTCACCGGCTTTGCCGGTCACGCCGGGGAATCCGTGGGCGTCCAGCAGCGGATGCAGGGCCTTTTGAACGCCGTGGTTGCACTCGCCGAAGACCTTAGCCTGGAAGCGGTTCTGCACAGGGTAGTCAGTTCGGCCTGCCAGCTTGTTGAGGCAGAGTACGGAGCTCTGGGGGTCATTGGCAGTGACCGGGCGCTGAGCCACTTCATCACCGTGGGCATAGATGAGGACCTCGCCCGCAGGATCGGACCGCTTCCCACCGGCCACGGCGTTCTGGGCCTCTTGATCCGTGACCCCAAACCCCTCCGGCTTCATGACCTCAGCCAGCATCCGGACGCCTACGGGTTCCCGCAGCACCATCCACCCATGAAGTCTTTCCTCGGTGTGCCGATCCGGGTGCGGGATGTGGTGTTCGGCAACCTGTACCTCACCCAAAAGAAGGGCGGCGGTGACTTCACGGACGAGGACGAGGACCTCGCGGAGGCACTTGCGGCAGCCGCCGGTGTTGCGATTGAAAACGCCGGGCTCTACGACGACGCCCGGCGCAGGACCGCCTGGCTTCAGGCATGCATGGACGTAACCGGCAGGATGATGGGCGACGAGGACGCGGCCGCAGGGCCAGATGACGGCCTGGACATGATCGCCGCCAGGGCGCTGCAGGAATCCAGCTCCGCACTGGCCCTCATCCTTGTCCCGGAAGACACATCGAACCTGTTCCGCGTCGCGGGGGCCGCGGGACAACATGCCACAGAGTGGCTGGGGCGGCTCCCCGCGTTTGAAACAGAGGACATCACCACAGTTTTCGCCACGGGCCGGGCAGCTGTGATCGAGGATGCTTCGAGAGCACTCAGTGGCGGGCCGACGCCCAAAGACGGCCGGATGCTGGTGATCGCCCTCGGCGCCCGGGGCACGCACTACGGGGTCTTAGTCGTGATGCGGGAACACGCCGCGGGGACGTTCAGCAAGACGGATGTGGAAATGGGCACGGTCTTCGGCTCGCACGTTGCCCTGGCCCTTGAACTGGCGCGTGCCCACCGCATGCGTGAGCAGCTCGCGGTGTTCACCGACCGCGACAGGATCGCCCGTGACCTGCACGACCTTGTGATTCAACGCCTCTTCGCAGTGGGGCTCAGCATCCAGAGCCTCCGCCGGGTAACCACCAGTGACGCCGGAGCGCGGACGCTCCAGAACGTGACGGCGGAGCTTGACGAGACCATCCGGGAGCTTCGCAACACCATTTACTCCCTGAATGATTCTGCCGTTGAAAAGGAGCTCCTCAGCAGCCGCGTGCTGCAGGCGGTCCGTAACGCGGCGCGGTCCCTTCGATTTGTTCCCCGGCTTACCCTGACCGGGCCGATTGACGCGATCAGGGACGAGGAAACAGCATCCAACATCCTGGCTGTCGTGACGGAAGGCCTCAGCAATGCCGTCCGCCACTCCGGCGCCGACGCCATTCGGGTGGCAGTTTCCTTGGACGAAGGATGTGTCAGCGTCCTGGTCAAGGACAACGGCGAAGGATTCACCGTTCCATCGCCCGGGAACGGACTGACGAACCTGCAGCACAGGGCCGAAAAGCTGGGCGGCACCTTCGACGTTTCGAGTTCACCGGACACAGGAACCGAGCTGACCTGGCGGGCTCCTGTGTTTTAG
- a CDS encoding response regulator transcription factor, whose amino-acid sequence MMIASAASDHHVEPRGGIRVFILDDHELVRRGLQDLLESEGFVVVGMSGSAAEAARRIPALRPDVAVLDARLPDGTGIEVCRDVHSVDETINCLILTSYDDEQALRGAVLAGASGYVLKEIGGSDLIGAIRRAANGESLFDADLKARIIQGLAEPERVDPWIEMLTRQERRVLELIGEGLTNRQIGEHMLLAEKTVKNYVSSLLAKLGFERRTQAAVHAAQHRGKSQQDQ is encoded by the coding sequence ATGATGATCGCTTCAGCAGCATCGGACCACCATGTTGAACCACGCGGCGGCATCCGGGTCTTCATTCTCGACGACCACGAACTGGTACGGCGCGGCCTCCAGGACCTGCTGGAAAGCGAAGGCTTTGTTGTCGTAGGCATGTCCGGATCGGCTGCCGAAGCGGCCCGCCGGATTCCAGCTCTGCGCCCCGATGTGGCCGTCCTTGATGCGCGGCTGCCTGACGGGACCGGGATTGAGGTCTGCCGCGATGTCCATTCCGTCGACGAAACGATCAACTGCCTGATCCTCACCAGCTACGACGACGAACAGGCCCTGCGCGGCGCAGTGCTGGCCGGCGCCTCGGGGTACGTCCTCAAGGAAATAGGCGGTTCCGACCTGATAGGGGCAATTCGCCGCGCTGCCAATGGAGAGTCGCTGTTTGATGCCGACCTGAAAGCCAGGATAATCCAGGGACTGGCCGAGCCGGAGCGAGTGGATCCATGGATCGAAATGCTCACCCGGCAGGAGCGAAGGGTCCTGGAGTTAATTGGTGAAGGCCTGACAAACCGCCAGATCGGCGAACACATGCTTCTTGCGGAAAAGACCGTCAAGAACTACGTCTCGTCACTTCTGGCGAAGCTGGGGTTTGAACGGCGGACCCAGGCGGCAGTCCATGCGGCCCAGCACCGCGGGAAGTCGCAGCAGGACCAGTAG
- a CDS encoding DUF4389 domain-containing protein encodes MKARSITMLVLGILLSMLGVGLLSGGIGASWVNALQNDGGYLTSPRERFAVDSSAIVSARADGIRGDTYPGPLPFDVGSIRIGAESANPDKDVFIGIGPRQDVDRYLSGSNYSELREVEFRPFRTEYLEVQGTAQLSAPAGQTFWAASAAGSGEQNLDWKIEAGDWSVVVMNADASPGISADLQAGFRSELFGPIAAGLLAAGAILLLLGVPLLIFGAQGLGRHTATPSPSIPVARPGSATPSAPSGTAPVAVPGQPAAARDVQAAADLRPYPSRLRGDLDPVLSRGMWLVKWFLAIPHFVVLVFLWFAFVVVTIIAWFAILFTARYPRALFDFNVGVLRWSWRVSFYAYAALGTDRYPPFTLARTDYPADFEVEYPQRLSRGLVLVKGWLLALPHLIIIGALTGASTIRWTDPQNPGIRYETAAGFSLFGFLVLVAGVILLFSGRYQRPLFDLIMGFNRWIYRVTTYVALMRDEYPPFRLDQGARDVGEPHHDASVGAGMPGTPAVPAESYPPPAGPVPPQGPPPSDPTPRA; translated from the coding sequence ATGAAGGCTCGTTCCATCACCATGCTTGTTCTCGGCATCCTGCTCTCAATGCTGGGGGTGGGCCTTCTGTCCGGCGGTATAGGTGCATCGTGGGTCAATGCGCTCCAGAACGACGGCGGCTACCTCACCTCCCCGAGGGAGCGGTTCGCCGTCGATTCATCCGCCATCGTCTCCGCCCGGGCGGACGGAATACGCGGCGACACCTACCCCGGGCCCCTGCCTTTCGACGTGGGCAGCATCCGGATCGGCGCGGAATCCGCCAACCCGGACAAGGACGTATTTATCGGCATCGGGCCAAGGCAGGACGTTGACCGCTACCTGTCCGGATCGAACTACTCCGAATTGCGGGAAGTGGAATTCCGGCCTTTCCGTACTGAATACCTGGAGGTGCAGGGGACAGCCCAGCTGTCAGCTCCCGCAGGCCAGACGTTCTGGGCGGCATCGGCGGCGGGCAGCGGCGAACAGAACCTTGACTGGAAAATCGAAGCAGGGGACTGGTCCGTGGTGGTCATGAACGCCGACGCCAGTCCGGGAATTTCGGCAGACCTTCAGGCCGGGTTCCGGTCCGAGCTGTTCGGTCCCATAGCTGCAGGCCTGCTGGCCGCGGGAGCCATCCTGCTGCTTCTCGGTGTGCCGCTCCTGATCTTCGGCGCGCAAGGGCTGGGGCGCCACACCGCCACACCGTCGCCTTCAATTCCGGTGGCCCGGCCAGGTTCCGCAACACCCTCCGCACCGTCCGGCACAGCGCCGGTGGCGGTCCCGGGCCAGCCCGCCGCGGCCCGGGATGTCCAGGCCGCTGCCGATCTGCGGCCCTACCCCTCACGGCTTCGCGGCGACCTGGACCCGGTGCTGTCCAGGGGGATGTGGCTGGTGAAGTGGTTCCTGGCCATCCCGCACTTCGTGGTGCTGGTCTTCCTCTGGTTCGCGTTCGTTGTGGTCACCATCATCGCCTGGTTCGCCATCCTCTTTACGGCCCGCTATCCCCGCGCGCTCTTCGACTTCAACGTGGGGGTCCTGCGGTGGAGCTGGCGCGTGTCCTTCTACGCCTATGCTGCGCTGGGAACGGACAGATACCCGCCCTTCACGCTGGCCAGGACGGACTACCCCGCAGATTTTGAGGTGGAGTATCCGCAGCGGCTGTCCCGCGGGCTCGTGCTGGTCAAGGGGTGGCTGCTGGCGCTGCCGCACCTGATCATCATCGGGGCACTGACCGGGGCCAGCACGATCCGCTGGACCGACCCCCAGAACCCCGGGATCAGGTATGAGACGGCGGCCGGGTTCTCCCTGTTCGGCTTCCTCGTGCTGGTAGCGGGCGTGATCCTGCTGTTCAGCGGCCGGTACCAGCGCCCGCTGTTCGACCTGATCATGGGCTTCAACCGCTGGATCTACCGGGTCACCACCTACGTGGCGCTCATGCGCGACGAATATCCGCCGTTCCGCCTCGACCAAGGGGCCCGGGACGTGGGAGAGCCGCACCACGACGCCAGCGTCGGCGCCGGCATGCCGGGCACGCCGGCGGTGCCGGCTGAGTCCTACCCGCCGCCCGCGGGCCCCGTGCCTCCGCAGGGTCCGCCGCCGTCGGATCCTACACCGCGCGCTTAA
- a CDS encoding heavy metal translocating P-type ATPase: protein MNPTLLRTAIVRFPVVAATVGVGAVVSVLLAAGEDPAARWTASAYAVLIAVIQSGSMFKALIGGRWGIDLLAVTAIGATVAVGEYVAALIIVLMLAGGEALEDIAQGRATRELRSLLERTPQTAHREVNGGPPEDIPAEAVRPGDVLLIKPSEVVPVDGVLLTGTGSFDESMLTGESLPVEHAAGDMLLSGSVNGDNAVKMTATATAKDSQYSQIVALVQEAAASRPPVVRLADRYAVPFTFLAFALAGAGWYFSQDPARFAQVLVVATPCPLLIAAPVAFLAGTSRAARSGIIIKNGGTLEQLARVRTAVFDKTGTLTHGRPTLHGIRLPKAAGPPVSEDRLLQLAASAEQYSSHVLASSVIAAARQRGLELLPGSDANEHATQGVTATCGNHRVVVGKPGFVRSVTTGFEEAGLAGGQLAVYVGVDGHFGGALIMSDPLRGNAVDTLAGLRRLGVRETLLLTGDALPTAEQIALQAGISQVQAGCLPGDKVSIVAGLQKRPVMMVGDGVNDAPVLAAAEIGIAMGARGSTAASESADVVIMLDDLSKAALAVDIGQRTIRIALASIWTGILLSIGLMIAAVFGYIPAVAGALLQEVVDLAAILNALRALRSGRRETTTAVGGTPARVGAVR, encoded by the coding sequence ATGAACCCCACTCTCCTCAGGACGGCGATTGTGCGATTCCCCGTGGTGGCTGCCACCGTGGGGGTGGGTGCAGTCGTCTCGGTGCTGCTGGCAGCGGGGGAGGATCCGGCGGCCCGGTGGACAGCAAGCGCCTATGCCGTCCTCATTGCGGTCATCCAGTCCGGGTCCATGTTCAAGGCATTGATCGGGGGCCGGTGGGGCATCGACCTGTTGGCCGTGACGGCCATCGGCGCCACGGTGGCCGTCGGCGAATATGTTGCGGCCCTGATCATCGTGCTTATGCTCGCAGGGGGTGAAGCCCTCGAAGACATCGCCCAGGGCCGGGCAACCCGTGAGCTACGATCCTTGCTCGAGCGCACTCCCCAGACCGCCCACCGGGAAGTGAACGGCGGTCCGCCCGAAGACATCCCCGCTGAAGCGGTCCGTCCCGGTGACGTGCTCCTGATCAAACCTTCGGAAGTGGTGCCCGTGGACGGGGTGCTGCTCACCGGGACCGGCAGCTTCGATGAATCCATGCTGACAGGGGAGAGCCTGCCGGTGGAGCACGCGGCAGGCGACATGCTGCTCAGCGGATCGGTCAACGGTGATAACGCCGTGAAGATGACAGCGACAGCCACGGCGAAGGACTCGCAGTACAGCCAGATCGTCGCCCTGGTGCAGGAGGCAGCAGCAAGCCGCCCGCCAGTGGTCCGGCTCGCCGACAGGTACGCCGTCCCTTTCACCTTCCTGGCCTTCGCACTGGCCGGGGCGGGCTGGTATTTCAGCCAGGACCCGGCCCGGTTCGCCCAGGTCCTGGTGGTGGCAACACCCTGTCCGCTGCTCATTGCAGCCCCGGTGGCGTTCCTTGCCGGCACCAGCCGTGCGGCACGTTCGGGCATCATCATCAAAAACGGCGGCACCCTTGAACAGCTCGCCCGGGTGCGGACGGCCGTCTTCGACAAAACCGGCACGCTCACGCACGGCCGGCCAACATTGCACGGCATCAGGTTGCCCAAGGCGGCCGGCCCGCCAGTCAGTGAGGACCGGCTGCTGCAGCTCGCTGCGTCGGCAGAGCAGTATTCGTCCCACGTGCTCGCATCATCGGTCATTGCCGCCGCCCGGCAGCGCGGCCTCGAACTCCTGCCCGGCAGCGACGCGAATGAACACGCCACACAGGGAGTCACCGCTACCTGCGGGAACCACAGGGTGGTGGTGGGAAAACCCGGCTTCGTCCGATCGGTCACCACAGGTTTTGAGGAGGCCGGCCTTGCCGGCGGACAACTGGCGGTTTACGTGGGTGTGGATGGTCACTTTGGGGGAGCGCTGATCATGAGCGACCCCCTGCGGGGTAATGCGGTGGACACACTGGCCGGGCTTCGGCGCCTTGGCGTGCGGGAAACCCTCCTGCTCACCGGCGACGCCCTTCCCACGGCAGAACAAATCGCGCTGCAGGCCGGGATCAGCCAGGTCCAGGCAGGCTGCCTGCCCGGTGACAAGGTTTCCATCGTGGCAGGACTGCAGAAACGTCCCGTCATGATGGTGGGCGACGGCGTCAACGACGCTCCGGTCCTGGCCGCCGCAGAGATCGGCATCGCGATGGGGGCCAGAGGATCAACCGCTGCGAGTGAGTCGGCGGACGTGGTCATCATGCTCGACGATCTGTCCAAAGCGGCGCTGGCCGTGGACATCGGTCAGCGCACCATTCGGATTGCCCTGGCGAGCATCTGGACGGGCATCCTGCTCAGCATCGGACTCATGATTGCAGCTGTCTTCGGCTACATCCCCGCCGTGGCGGGCGCACTCCTCCAGGAGGTGGTTGACCTCGCCGCGATCCTCAACGCGCTGCGCGCTCTCCGCAGCGGCAGGAGGGAAACCACGACGGCGGTGGGCGGCACTCCGGCAAGGGTCGGCGCCGTGAGGTGA
- a CDS encoding pyridoxamine 5'-phosphate oxidase family protein → MQSHTSGPETEVLSVHDCWKYLRAASVCRVAVVTGGEPEIFPVNYVPDNGTVVFRTASGTKLDAVLAGSAIALEADGFNKYGTIAWSVVVKGTAAVVDSQESFQEAADAGLSPWESGSKDHLVRVTPSEVTGRRFVINPPSRWWPPLDSGQP, encoded by the coding sequence ATGCAAAGCCACACTTCGGGACCTGAGACAGAAGTCCTCTCCGTTCATGACTGCTGGAAATACCTCCGGGCCGCGTCGGTCTGCAGGGTTGCGGTGGTTACCGGCGGCGAGCCGGAAATCTTCCCGGTGAACTACGTTCCCGATAACGGCACGGTGGTGTTCCGTACCGCATCGGGAACGAAGCTGGATGCCGTGCTCGCCGGCAGTGCCATTGCGTTGGAGGCAGACGGCTTCAATAAATACGGGACCATTGCCTGGAGTGTGGTGGTCAAAGGCACCGCTGCCGTCGTGGATTCGCAGGAGAGTTTCCAGGAGGCTGCCGATGCCGGGCTCTCACCGTGGGAGTCCGGAAGCAAGGATCACCTGGTGCGGGTGACCCCCTCCGAGGTCACCGGCCGGCGCTTCGTGATCAATCCCCCGTCGCGTTGGTGGCCGCCGCTGGACTCCGGGCAGCCCTGA
- a CDS encoding universal stress protein, with protein sequence MRTSKPIAVATNDSPQSQAAVEWAARRAAKAGLPLTILYVVDDRWVAEPIPWTGELVEEGERLVEKAAARVRDGLPVEVTTKVLEGGISGSLRKYSTQVSMLVVGSGAPHRGGSLRDRALQVAAAAKCPVAVIGVHDTEGRKGVVVGVDGSEEATQAVAFAAAEADREGEELTVVYAVWQPDKWVDSGALTQTLSQRIEDEEQMVLAETVSGLREDYPDLVVHKVLDTVMEPAAALVKAAEGASLLVVGSRGRGGFRRLLLGSTAHAVLTHLPCPTVITPIHRG encoded by the coding sequence GTGAGAACGTCCAAGCCGATCGCTGTCGCCACCAACGACTCCCCGCAAAGCCAGGCCGCCGTGGAGTGGGCTGCCAGACGGGCTGCCAAGGCCGGCCTGCCGCTGACCATCCTTTACGTCGTTGACGACCGCTGGGTGGCCGAACCCATCCCGTGGACCGGTGAGCTGGTGGAGGAGGGCGAACGCCTGGTGGAGAAAGCGGCCGCACGCGTGCGGGACGGCCTTCCGGTTGAGGTGACCACCAAAGTCCTGGAGGGCGGGATCTCGGGCTCGCTCCGGAAATACTCCACTCAGGTATCCATGCTGGTGGTTGGCTCCGGCGCTCCGCATCGTGGCGGTTCGTTGCGGGACCGGGCCTTGCAGGTGGCGGCGGCTGCCAAGTGTCCGGTGGCTGTCATCGGCGTCCATGACACCGAAGGCCGGAAGGGTGTTGTGGTCGGCGTTGACGGGTCCGAAGAGGCTACCCAGGCCGTTGCGTTCGCTGCCGCAGAGGCGGACCGGGAAGGCGAGGAGCTGACGGTGGTTTATGCCGTCTGGCAACCCGACAAATGGGTCGACAGTGGCGCCCTGACCCAGACGCTGTCCCAGCGCATTGAGGACGAGGAGCAGATGGTGCTGGCCGAAACAGTCTCGGGCCTCCGCGAGGATTACCCGGATCTGGTGGTGCACAAGGTCCTGGATACCGTGATGGAGCCGGCTGCTGCGCTGGTGAAGGCCGCCGAAGGAGCCAGCCTGCTGGTGGTGGGGAGCCGAGGACGTGGCGGCTTCAGACGGCTGCTGCTCGGGTCCACAGCGCACGCGGTGCTGACGCATTTGCCGTGCCCCACGGTGATAACCCCAATCCACCGCGGCTAG